A window from Drosophila yakuba strain Tai18E2 chromosome 3L, Prin_Dyak_Tai18E2_2.1, whole genome shotgun sequence encodes these proteins:
- the LOC6534967 gene encoding SOSS complex subunit C homolog isoform X2, protein MAFPTTSAQQAETNRKILEEIQTKKQLLAGGIINLGLSPANQMPAPQLLGQPTTVNPDFQTGVGIASNATSTARSAFNPTSSTTLGFFIPQDSYFGNSFIPVLPRLEPLPSPATTPTTPNAPPSHNISK, encoded by the exons ATGGCTTTTCCCACCACAAGTGCCCAGCAAGCCGAGACGAACCGCAAGATACTCGAGGAGATCCAGACGAAGAAGCAGTTGCTCGCGGGCGGGATCATAAACCTAGGTCTGAGCCCGGCGAACCAG ATGCCCGCTCCCCAGTTGCTGGGACAGCCGACAACAGTGAATCCCGACTTCCAGACGGGCGTGGGCATTGCCTCCAATGCCACATCCACCGCCCGCTCTGCATTTAATCCAACGAGCTCTACGACTTTGGGCTTCTTTATACCTCAGGATTCGTATTTTGGAAATAGCTTTATACCCGTGCTGCCTCGTCTGGAGCCGCTGCCGTCGCCCGCGACCACTCCCACCACTCCGAACGCCCCGCCCAGCCACAATATCAGTAAATAG
- the LOC6534967 gene encoding SOSS complex subunit C homolog isoform X1 — protein MAFPTTSAQQAETNRKILEEIQTKKQLLAGGIINLGLSPANQQMPAPQLLGQPTTVNPDFQTGVGIASNATSTARSAFNPTSSTTLGFFIPQDSYFGNSFIPVLPRLEPLPSPATTPTTPNAPPSHNISK, from the exons ATGGCTTTTCCCACCACAAGTGCCCAGCAAGCCGAGACGAACCGCAAGATACTCGAGGAGATCCAGACGAAGAAGCAGTTGCTCGCGGGCGGGATCATAAACCTAGGTCTGAGCCCGGCGAACCAG CAGATGCCCGCTCCCCAGTTGCTGGGACAGCCGACAACAGTGAATCCCGACTTCCAGACGGGCGTGGGCATTGCCTCCAATGCCACATCCACCGCCCGCTCTGCATTTAATCCAACGAGCTCTACGACTTTGGGCTTCTTTATACCTCAGGATTCGTATTTTGGAAATAGCTTTATACCCGTGCTGCCTCGTCTGGAGCCGCTGCCGTCGCCCGCGACCACTCCCACCACTCCGAACGCCCCGCCCAGCCACAATATCAGTAAATAG